Proteins encoded in a region of the Raphanus sativus cultivar WK10039 chromosome 8, ASM80110v3, whole genome shotgun sequence genome:
- the LOC108821478 gene encoding spermidine coumaroyl-CoA acyltransferase-like → MANQAKPRPLLLKKKPLEFVKPSKHTPYGNLSLSTLDNEPINEPMYAYIYVYKPNEKKQNDPVSLLRKALSDLLLYYYPISGKLMRRRSDGKFQLVCIGEGVPFVVATADHDLCSLNYVENFADELAMQLVHELDVNFQSDNGCHPLTLQVTKFSCGGFTIGLAVTHVLCDGYGVATIFNALTELASGKSKLSVVPVWQRERLVEKLDGEPAKVPGADYEGLMATSPYMPSGDMVTETVNIMAENISRLKDTVVLEERFTTFEILCAYIWKATSRALKLNLDGITVLIITVGIRNVPDPPLPEGYYGNAYIDVYVEILARELEESSISDIVKLVKRAKKSVLDKRYVEEELRNSERLMKADAKFEGVADGVFLLTDLRNTGLFGSMDFGWNKPVNIWPLTPQEYERNFGIIMRPSKLDPSMEGGAKVVMTLPREAMVNLKKEMAKRAGSGIKLIKPRL, encoded by the exons ATGGCAAATCAAGCTAAACCGAGACCTCTATTACTCAAAAAGAAGCCACTTGAGTTTGTTAAACCCTCAAAGCACACACCTTATGGAAATCTTTCCCTTTCTACTTTAGACAATGAACCTATCAACGAACCTATGTATGCATATATTTACGTTTATAAGCCAAAcgagaaaaaacaaaatgatcCGGTCTCTCTGCTTAGGAAGGCATTGTCCGACCTTCTGCTGTATTATTATCCAATTTCAGGCAAGCTAATGAGACGAAGAAGTGATGGAAAGTTTCAGCTGGTTTGTATTGGGGAAGGAGTCCCTTTCGTAGTTGCTACAGCAGATCATGATCTCTGCTCTCTAAACTATGTAGAAAACTTTGCCGATGAACTTGCAATGCAACTTGTGCATGAGCTCGATGTAAATTTTCAGAGTGACAATGGCTGTCATCCTCTCACTTTGCAg GTGACCAAATTTTCTTGTGGTGGATTCACCATTGGCTTAGCAGTGACACATGTGTTGTGTGATGGGTATGGTGTAGCTACGATCTTCAACGCTTTAACCGAGTTAGCCAGCGGAAAAAGCAAGCTATCGGTAGTGCCGGTATGGCAAAGAGAGCGACTGGTCGAGAAACTAGACGGTGAGCCGGCTAAAGTACCCGGCGCTGATTATGAAGGTCTTATGGCCACATCACCGTATATGCCAAGCGGTGATATG GTTACAGAGACGGTAAACATTATGGCTGAAAATATAAGTAGGCTTAAAGACACTGTGGTACTTGAAGAGCGTTTCACTACTTTCGAAATTCTTTGTGCTTACATATGGAAAGCAACATCTCGGGCCTTGAAGCTAAACTTAGACGGCATCACTGTTCTTATCATAACTGTCGGAATCCGAAATGTTCCAGACCCACCACTCCCCGAGGGATACTATGGTAACGCTTACATAGACGTTTATGTTGAGATACTTGCAAGGGAGCTAGAGGAATCGTCGATCTCTGACATTGTAAAGCTCGTGAAGAGAGCAAAAAAATCAGTTCTTGACAAGAGGTATGTCGAGGAGGAGCTAAGGAACTCAGAGAGATTGATGAAAGCGGATGCGAAATTCGAAGGAGTAGCTGATGGTGTATTTCTATTGACAGACTTGAGAAACACCGGATTGTTCGGGTCGATGGATTTCGGTTGGAACAAGCCTGTGAATATATGGCCGCTGACACCTCAGGAGTATGAACGTAACTTCGGGATTATCATGAGACCTTCGAAGTTGGATCCATCAATGGAAGGTGGGGCTAAAGTTGTCATGACATTGCCAAGAGAGGCGATGGTGAACTTGAAGAAAGAGATGGCTAAAAGAGCCGGCTCTGGGATAAAGCTCATAAAACCCAGACTTTAA